A genome region from Manihot esculenta cultivar AM560-2 chromosome 5, M.esculenta_v8, whole genome shotgun sequence includes the following:
- the LOC110614585 gene encoding cytochrome P450 CYP749A22, with the protein MIILVLSCVSVCFIIIFLKFFYELWWKPIHVQSALRSQGIKGPQYRFFYGNSKEIMRMRNESLTTPMELSHQMLQRLQPHCYFWKKLYGSDCVCWLGPRPQLIIAEPNLVKEILNKDDLYRKPEFESYLKNLFGDGLVTTRGEKWFRQRKLANHTFHGESLKDMIPAMIETTEMMLERWRQHETKDIDVYEEFKLLTSEVISRTAFGSSYLEGQHIFDMLSRLILILYRNSYLVKIPLLKKFLKTKDDVEGDRLEHGIRDSILKMIKKREEEAKLRQVDSYGSDFLGVLIKASKDVDKTKQISIEDLIDECKTFYIAGQETTASALTWNILLLAIHTDWQEKAREEVLELFGQRNPTLDEISRLKIMNMIINETLRLYTPIITLIREIQKGTRLGKLLAPTRMDVLVSPLTLHHDPEIWGEDVHLFKPERFAEGVAKATRNNIAAFCPFGLGPRNCVGMNFAMAETKIVLSMILQRYRFTLSPSYVHSPIVLIAISPQKGLQVTLQPL; encoded by the exons ATGATCATTTTGGTATTGAGTTGTGTGTCAGTGTGCTTCATCATAATATTTCTCAAGTTCTTCTATGAACTATGGTGGAAACCGATTCATGTACAATCTGCACTGAGATCACAGGGAATAAAAGGCCCCCAGTACAGGTTTTTCTATGGAAACTCAAAAGAAATCATGAGAATGAGAAATGAATCCCTCACCACTCCCATGGAATTATCACATCAAATGTTACAGAGACTTCAGCCTCACTGTTATTTTTGGAAGAAACTATACG GGAGTGACTGTGTCTGTTGGCTTGGTCCTCGGCCTCAGTTGATTATCGCTGAACCTAATCTGGTTAAAGAGATATTGAACAAAGATGATTTATACAGAAAACCTGAGTTCGAATCTTACTTAAAAAACCTCTTTGGGGATGGACTAGTAACGACCAGAGGCGAAAAATGGTTCAGGCAGAGAAAGCTGGCTAATCATACTTTTCATGGAGAGAGCTTGAAG GATATGATTCCAGCAATGATCGAAACTACTGAGATGATGCTTGAAAGATGGAGACAACATGAGACTAAGGATATTGACGTATACGAGGAATTCAAGCTATTAACATCTGAAGTCATTTCCAGGACAGCCTTTGGAAGCAGCTACTTGGAAGGACAGCATATTTTCGATATGCTATCAAGGCTGATTCTTATTCTTTATAGAAATAGTTATCTAGTCAAAATTCCTCTACTAAA AAAATTTTTGAAAACAAAGGACGATGTGGAAGGAGACAGACTAGAACATGGTATAAGAGACTCCATATTGAAGATGATAAAGAAAAGGGAGGAAGAAGCAAAGCTGCGCCAAGTAGATAGCTATGGAAGTGATTTTCTTGGAGTATTAATAAAGGCAAGCAAAGATGTGGATAAAACCAAGCAAATATCCATAGAAGACCTAATTGACGAGTGCAAGACATTTTATATTGCTGGACAAGAGACGACTGCTAGTGCACTCACTTGGAATATTCTTCTTCTAGCAATTCACACGGATTGGCAAGAAAAAGCTAGGGAGGAAGTCCTGGAATTATTTGGCCAACGAAATCCAACTTTAGATGAAATATCAAGATTGAAGATC atgAATATGATTATCAATGAAACTTTGAGGTTATATACTCCTATTATTACTCTGATAAGAGAAATCCAGAAGGGAACCAGACTGGGGAAGCTACTTGCTCCAACTAGAATGGATGTCCTGGTTTCACCATTAACGTTGCATCATGATCCTGAGATATGGGGAGAAGATGTTCATCTCTTCAAACCAGAAAGATTTGCAGAAGGGGTGGCTAAAGCAACAAGGAATAACATAGCAGCATTTTGCCCATTTGGTTTGGGACCAAGAAATTGTGTGGGCATGAACTTTGCCATGGCGGAAACAAAGATTGTACTCTCAATGATCCTTCAACGTTACAGGTTTACTTTGTCACCAAGTTATGTCCACTCGCCCATTGTCCTTATCGCAATTTCCCCACAAAAAGGACTTCAAGTTACTCTTCAGCCATTGTAA